In Vagococcus hydrophili, one DNA window encodes the following:
- a CDS encoding MucBP domain-containing protein gives MKKKLLTTLLLSTLVLPSITGVTQVFAETAATDTSVNAEYLVQPVIVKYVDESGVTISDEEKLTGDLGGPYEVKPKTIENYTYKSSDTELKGKYTTEKQIIILTYSKIDVPVEKGSVLVSYVDEKGTTISTDETKTGNVGAAYNVDKKAISGYSFNKVKEGNLVGEFTSEAQHVVLEYKENAKKSNVTVKYIDDKNIEIKKPVTFEGEVGTKAPITKEVISGYEFVSGSLDVKYTEEAQTITHTYKRVGQGPYIADGSYVKITKKGYGIYSNFDWKQKNTSTNLYGETFEARGRYEHSNGSTYYSLFNAKNEWQGYINADATTKTSPQGPYISDGRIVKVTKKGYDSWSNFDWNKKVSNDQLLGKNFKAQGRYEHFNGSTYYSLYDVKGNWYGYINSNAVSDGNQEGNYIADGSYVKVAKKGYGVWSNFDWKRKNSSDNLYGQTLQARGRYEHFNGETYYSLYNVKGEWQGYLNATATISANPQGAYIPDGRFVTVDKMGYDVYSDFNWTIRNSSNVLKGNTFTAKGRYEHINGNTYYSIYDNQDKWQGYIDAKAVSVVKNPEGNYIPDGRYVKVNQPGYNVWSNFDWKFRNKSDELIGKTLQARGRYEHANGSTYFSLYDLNGEWQGYINSEATMDAKAEGNYIPDGDYVKVTKKGVDLYSNFSWNKKGTTDSMVDKYYQARGRYEHANGKTYYSLFDSNNVWQGYLESSAAVKITSPQGPYISDGRYFNVVNKGMDVWGSFKENVINSTDSLYGNTYQIRGRYEHVNGRTYYSLYDNKGKWQGYVDSKAGTVTKAEGSYVSSSKYVIVSVKGYDVYSNFDWKVVTNSTKLLGNTYNAKGYYQHFNGYTYYSLYDGDKWIGYINSNAVTQNK, from the coding sequence ATGAAAAAGAAACTTTTGACAACTTTATTGTTATCGACTCTAGTATTACCTTCGATAACTGGTGTGACACAAGTATTTGCGGAAACAGCAGCGACAGATACGTCTGTAAATGCAGAATATCTTGTTCAACCTGTTATTGTAAAATACGTTGATGAGTCGGGTGTAACTATCTCTGATGAAGAAAAATTAACAGGTGATTTAGGTGGACCATATGAAGTAAAACCTAAAACAATAGAGAATTACACGTATAAAAGTTCAGACACTGAATTAAAAGGAAAATACACGACAGAGAAGCAAATTATAATATTAACTTATTCTAAAATTGATGTTCCAGTAGAAAAAGGGTCTGTTCTTGTGAGTTATGTGGATGAAAAAGGGACAACGATTTCTACAGATGAAACAAAAACTGGGAATGTTGGAGCAGCGTATAATGTAGATAAAAAAGCGATATCTGGTTATTCATTCAATAAGGTAAAAGAAGGAAACCTAGTTGGAGAATTTACGAGTGAAGCACAACATGTTGTTCTAGAATATAAAGAAAATGCTAAAAAAAGTAACGTTACAGTAAAATATATTGATGATAAAAACATAGAAATTAAAAAACCAGTGACATTTGAAGGTGAAGTGGGGACTAAAGCACCTATCACTAAAGAAGTTATTTCAGGATACGAATTTGTCTCAGGCTCCTTAGATGTTAAGTATACAGAAGAGGCACAAACAATTACTCATACGTATAAGAGAGTGGGCCAGGGTCCATACATTGCAGACGGAAGTTATGTAAAAATAACTAAAAAAGGTTACGGTATCTACTCAAACTTTGACTGGAAACAAAAAAATACAAGTACTAATTTATATGGAGAAACCTTTGAAGCTCGCGGTAGATATGAACATTCAAATGGCTCAACTTACTACTCACTATTTAATGCTAAAAACGAGTGGCAAGGATACATTAACGCAGATGCAACAACTAAAACATCGCCACAAGGTCCTTACATTTCAGATGGAAGAATTGTTAAAGTAACTAAAAAAGGATACGATAGTTGGTCAAATTTTGATTGGAATAAAAAAGTTTCGAATGATCAATTATTAGGTAAAAATTTTAAAGCACAAGGTCGTTATGAACACTTTAACGGCAGTACATACTATTCATTATATGATGTGAAAGGTAATTGGTATGGCTATATTAATTCTAATGCTGTCTCAGATGGAAACCAAGAAGGTAACTACATTGCAGACGGAAGCTATGTTAAAGTAGCGAAAAAAGGTTATGGCGTGTGGTCAAATTTTGATTGGAAGAGAAAAAATTCTAGTGATAATTTATATGGACAAACATTACAAGCGCGTGGACGTTATGAACATTTTAATGGCGAAACATATTACTCTTTATATAATGTAAAAGGTGAATGGCAAGGCTATTTAAACGCAACAGCAACAATCAGTGCCAACCCACAAGGAGCTTATATTCCAGATGGTCGTTTTGTGACAGTTGATAAAATGGGGTATGACGTTTATTCAGATTTTAATTGGACAATCAGAAACTCAAGTAATGTGTTAAAAGGTAATACATTTACAGCAAAAGGTCGTTATGAGCATATCAATGGAAATACTTACTATTCTATTTATGATAATCAAGATAAATGGCAAGGGTACATTGATGCAAAAGCAGTTAGTGTTGTGAAAAATCCAGAAGGCAACTATATTCCAGATGGTAGGTATGTGAAAGTTAATCAACCTGGTTATAATGTGTGGTCAAACTTTGATTGGAAATTCCGTAACAAGAGTGATGAATTAATTGGTAAAACATTACAAGCGCGTGGACGTTATGAACACGCTAATGGTAGTACATACTTCTCATTATATGATTTAAACGGTGAGTGGCAAGGCTATATTAATAGTGAAGCAACAATGGATGCAAAAGCAGAAGGCAACTATATTCCAGACGGTGACTATGTAAAAGTTACTAAAAAAGGTGTTGACTTATATTCTAATTTTAGTTGGAATAAAAAAGGAACAACTGATTCAATGGTAGATAAATATTACCAAGCGCGTGGACGTTATGAACATGCTAATGGTAAAACTTATTATTCACTATTTGATAGTAACAATGTTTGGCAAGGTTATTTAGAATCTAGTGCGGCTGTTAAAATCACAAGCCCACAAGGACCATATATTTCAGATGGTCGTTACTTTAATGTAGTCAATAAAGGTATGGATGTTTGGGGATCATTTAAAGAAAATGTGATTAATTCGACAGACTCTTTATATGGTAATACTTACCAAATTCGTGGACGTTATGAGCATGTTAATGGTCGTACGTATTATTCTCTTTACGACAATAAAGGTAAATGGCAAGGGTATGTTGATTCTAAAGCAGGAACAGTTACGAAAGCAGAAGGTTCATATGTTAGTTCAAGTAAATATGTAATTGTATCAGTTAAGGGATATGATGTTTATTCAAACTTTGATTGGAAAGTTGTAACAAATAGTACTAAATTGTTAGGTAATACTTATAATGCTAAAGGTTACTATCAACATTTCAATGGTTATACTTACTATTCTCTATATGATGGAGACAAATGGATTGGTTATATCAATAGTAATGCAGTAACACAAAATAAATAA